From Halobacillus sp. Marseille-Q1614, the proteins below share one genomic window:
- the rarD gene encoding EamA family transporter RarD, translating into MIEDNKLGILYTTGAYILWGFLPIYWKIIQHIPPFEILAHRIVWSAVFMAAVILLVRKQKQLCAEMKLLFKNKRSLIGITLASIMISTNWLTYIWGVNNNHVIEASLGYYINPLISILLGMIVLKETFSRVQWIAFFLAGTGVLYMTIHFGSVPWIALMLAFSFGLYGLLKKLVPLNAMFGLMIETLIVSPIAFLYLFNVEGTWQNMEWYSWTTVFVIGSGAATAIPLLLFAAGAKRIPLSMVGFLQYFAPTIMLMLGVFLYNEPFTKVHAVSFTLIWSGLAVYTYSRMKRLRKYEKKAS; encoded by the coding sequence ATGATTGAAGACAACAAACTAGGCATCCTCTATACAACAGGAGCCTATATTCTATGGGGATTCCTGCCGATCTACTGGAAGATCATTCAGCATATACCTCCATTTGAAATCCTGGCTCATCGGATTGTCTGGTCGGCCGTATTTATGGCTGCCGTGATTCTGCTTGTCAGAAAGCAAAAACAGCTGTGTGCAGAAATGAAGCTGCTGTTTAAAAACAAACGCAGCCTGATCGGCATTACCCTTGCTTCAATCATGATCAGCACGAACTGGCTCACCTATATTTGGGGTGTAAATAATAACCATGTGATCGAAGCGAGCTTAGGGTACTATATTAATCCACTCATTAGTATACTTTTAGGAATGATTGTGTTAAAAGAAACTTTTTCTAGAGTCCAGTGGATTGCCTTCTTCCTAGCCGGCACCGGCGTATTGTATATGACTATCCACTTCGGCTCTGTGCCGTGGATTGCTTTAATGCTCGCTTTCAGCTTCGGCCTGTACGGGCTTTTGAAAAAACTCGTGCCCCTTAATGCGATGTTCGGCCTGATGATTGAAACACTGATCGTCTCACCTATTGCCTTCCTCTATTTATTTAATGTGGAAGGGACATGGCAGAACATGGAGTGGTACTCGTGGACGACGGTTTTTGTCATCGGCTCAGGCGCAGCCACAGCAATTCCTCTGCTTTTGTTCGCCGCAGGAGCGAAACGGATTCCCTTATCAATGGTGGGCTTTCTTCAGTATTTCGCGCCAACGATAATGCTGATGCTCGGCGTGTTTTTATACAACGAACCTTTTACAAAGGTTCACGCTGTTTCGTTTACATTGATTTGGTCAGGGCTTGCCGTTTATACGTATTCCAGGATGAAACGGCTGCGTAAATATGAAAAAAAAGCCAGCTGA
- a CDS encoding PTS transporter subunit EIIC: protein MKKHFGSLQKFGKSLMVPVALLPAAGILLGIGAALTGPLADTLTFLQNDMIQFIGKGMSDIGISIFDNLAVIFAIGVAIGLTNGSGIAALAALLGYVIMNKTISFALGITPEMVSESGEYGMAVGVPTLETGVLGGIIVGLLAVWIYNKFHEFDPPEVLGFFAGDRSVGIAMVFSSIFLALAMMVVWPPIQTGINAAANVIANGATNPLYIGLYGFLERVLIPTGLHHIWYAPFLWTSLGGTAEVAGSAVSGDQYIFLAQIAEGVEVTAGRFMAGKFPIIMFGLLGAALAMYRQADKKNRPVVKGMLIAAAGTAFLTGITEPIEFTFLFVAPLLFVFHAILAGISFALMYVLDANIGWAGGSGLIDYVLVNAIPGTNNWWLNIVVGAAFFVIYYISFSFAIKKWDLATPGRGGQENKLYTRKDFNEKKKGGKSEQTRETASLILTALGGEENLKHVDACFTRLRVEVKEVSKINEDELKALGAAGVVKVDHNIQAIFGGRSDLYKNEINRMINDSNAS from the coding sequence TTGAAAAAGCATTTTGGAAGTTTGCAGAAGTTTGGAAAGTCGCTGATGGTTCCTGTGGCCCTTCTTCCTGCTGCAGGTATTTTGCTTGGGATTGGTGCAGCGCTCACAGGACCGCTGGCCGATACATTAACGTTTCTTCAAAATGATATGATTCAGTTCATCGGTAAAGGCATGTCTGATATCGGAATAAGCATATTCGATAACTTAGCCGTTATTTTTGCTATTGGTGTAGCAATCGGCCTTACAAACGGTTCTGGAATTGCCGCGCTCGCTGCCTTACTTGGGTATGTTATTATGAACAAAACCATTTCCTTTGCTCTTGGAATCACTCCAGAAATGGTCTCCGAAAGTGGAGAATATGGAATGGCTGTCGGGGTCCCTACTCTAGAAACCGGAGTTCTTGGCGGAATTATTGTCGGCTTACTGGCTGTTTGGATTTATAATAAGTTTCACGAATTTGACCCGCCAGAAGTTTTAGGATTTTTTGCCGGAGACCGATCAGTAGGTATTGCGATGGTCTTCTCCTCTATTTTCCTGGCTCTTGCGATGATGGTAGTATGGCCCCCGATTCAGACGGGTATTAATGCAGCAGCCAATGTCATTGCCAATGGCGCTACTAACCCGCTCTACATCGGCTTATATGGTTTTCTCGAAAGAGTTCTTATTCCAACAGGACTTCACCATATTTGGTATGCTCCATTCTTGTGGACTTCTTTAGGAGGTACAGCTGAAGTAGCCGGAAGCGCTGTTTCAGGTGATCAATACATTTTCCTTGCGCAAATCGCAGAGGGCGTTGAAGTAACTGCAGGACGTTTCATGGCTGGTAAATTCCCTATTATCATGTTCGGCCTGTTAGGGGCTGCTCTTGCTATGTACCGTCAAGCTGATAAGAAGAACCGTCCAGTTGTAAAGGGTATGCTTATTGCTGCTGCAGGTACAGCGTTTTTAACAGGAATCACCGAACCTATTGAGTTTACTTTCCTGTTTGTAGCACCGCTTTTATTCGTTTTTCATGCAATTCTTGCCGGCATCTCTTTTGCCCTTATGTACGTGCTTGATGCCAATATTGGATGGGCAGGCGGTTCAGGACTCATTGATTACGTCCTCGTCAATGCAATCCCAGGAACAAATAATTGGTGGTTAAACATTGTGGTAGGTGCTGCCTTCTTCGTAATTTATTATATTTCTTTCTCCTTTGCTATTAAAAAGTGGGATCTCGCTACCCCAGGGCGCGGAGGACAAGAAAACAAGCTTTATACTCGTAAAGATTTTAATGAAAAGAAAAAAGGCGGAAAGTCAGAACAAACTCGTGAAACAGCCTCACTGATTTTAACAGCATTAGGCGGCGAAGAAAATTTAAAACATGTCGATGCTTGCTTTACCAGATTAAGAGTAGAAGTAAAAGAAGTGAGTAAGATAAATGAAGATGAGCTAAAGGCTCTTGGAGCTGCAGGTGTAGTAAAAGTCGATCACAACATCCAAGCCATTTTTGGAGGCCGATCCGACCTTTATAAGAATGAGATCAATCGAATGATTAATGATTCAAATGCGTCATAG
- a CDS encoding FAD-dependent oxidoreductase, translating to MDEKLDWTHPEPLWRKNANIPSFEPLQEAEDTEVVVVGGGITGISTAYLLAKEGKKVILIEADHVINGTSGHTTAKVTAQHDMIYNELIQHFGEEQAALYYKAQDDALSSIEKTIQELDISCQWKREDAYLYAVTAEGARKLEKERKAYERLGIKGGMVEKLPFPEKATAVLAMKHQAQFHPVQYLMALLEEFQNLGGTVYEKTKAVKVHDRDRVEIETGQNATLTCDSLVICSHFPFHDGRGFYFSRMYADRSYAIAVEPETEWKGGMYLAVDGPSRSVRSTEYNGKQMLIIGGEKHRTGEGGEHLSHFEALEDFASRMFGIKSQPFKWSAQDLTTLDKVPYIGPIQKGNKRIYVATGYRKWGMTNSRVASELITDYIMGRESLYHSLFTPSRFNADPSMKEFMKNNFTVASHLVEGKLELVGTRPEALLKGEGAIVQWKGERAGAYKDQNGELHVLDTTCTHMGCEVEWNSAEHSWDCPCHGSRFSYDGHVMEGPAKQPLKKIAYSDTDELRHLPPEDYNEQESTDQP from the coding sequence ATGGATGAAAAATTAGACTGGACCCACCCTGAACCGTTATGGAGGAAGAATGCCAATATCCCTTCCTTTGAACCTTTACAAGAGGCTGAAGATACAGAGGTTGTGGTTGTCGGCGGCGGGATTACCGGAATTTCAACAGCATACTTACTTGCTAAAGAAGGGAAAAAAGTAATTTTAATCGAGGCTGATCATGTAATAAATGGAACGAGCGGCCATACAACAGCAAAAGTAACAGCTCAGCACGATATGATCTACAACGAACTGATTCAGCATTTCGGCGAAGAACAGGCCGCTCTTTATTATAAAGCGCAGGATGATGCCTTATCGTCCATTGAAAAGACGATTCAGGAGCTTGATATTTCATGCCAGTGGAAACGTGAAGATGCTTATCTGTACGCAGTCACAGCAGAAGGTGCGAGAAAGCTTGAAAAAGAAAGAAAAGCCTATGAGCGCTTAGGCATTAAAGGCGGCATGGTGGAAAAACTGCCTTTTCCAGAAAAAGCAACCGCAGTGCTGGCGATGAAACATCAGGCACAGTTCCATCCAGTGCAATACTTAATGGCACTTCTAGAGGAATTCCAGAACCTTGGCGGCACAGTGTACGAAAAGACGAAAGCTGTAAAAGTCCATGATAGAGACCGTGTTGAAATTGAAACCGGGCAAAATGCGACGCTCACCTGTGATTCACTAGTGATCTGCTCTCATTTCCCATTCCATGACGGAAGAGGTTTTTATTTCAGCCGTATGTATGCCGACCGTTCCTACGCAATTGCGGTTGAGCCTGAGACGGAATGGAAAGGCGGCATGTATTTAGCGGTCGACGGCCCATCTCGATCTGTCCGTTCTACGGAATACAATGGAAAGCAGATGCTGATTATTGGCGGAGAAAAGCACCGCACCGGTGAAGGCGGGGAACACTTATCACACTTTGAAGCACTTGAAGATTTCGCTTCAAGGATGTTCGGCATTAAGAGCCAACCCTTTAAATGGTCGGCTCAGGACCTGACAACTCTTGATAAGGTTCCTTATATCGGCCCTATTCAAAAAGGCAATAAGCGTATTTATGTAGCTACCGGATATAGAAAATGGGGAATGACCAACAGCCGGGTTGCCAGTGAATTAATCACTGATTACATTATGGGCCGAGAATCGCTTTACCATTCACTCTTTACCCCGTCGCGGTTTAATGCCGATCCGAGCATGAAAGAATTTATGAAAAACAATTTCACTGTGGCCTCCCACCTCGTTGAAGGAAAACTGGAGCTTGTGGGAACTCGTCCTGAAGCACTTCTTAAAGGAGAAGGAGCCATTGTCCAGTGGAAAGGTGAACGTGCCGGTGCCTACAAAGACCAAAACGGAGAACTTCATGTGTTAGATACCACTTGCACGCACATGGGTTGTGAAGTGGAATGGAACAGTGCAGAACACAGCTGGGACTGCCCATGTCACGGCTCGCGCTTCTCTTATGATGGTCATGTAATGGAAGGTCCGGCTAAGCAGCCTTTGAAAAAGATTGCCTACAGTGATACAGATGAACTGCGGCACCTTCCACCTGAAGATTACAACGAGCAGGAATCCACCGACCAGCCATAA
- a CDS encoding 6-phospho-alpha-glucosidase encodes MKKQNLVVVGGGSTYTIGMIMSLIAEKDQFPLKSITFYDTNAERQEKIAKASEIILREKYPELESFSYTTDKEEALTGADFVFVQIRTGGLAMREQDEQIPLRYGAVGQETCGPGGMAYGLRSIGDMIELVNDIRHYSPDAWILNYTNPAAIVAEALRREFPEDKKLLNICDMPAAIMVSYAGILGKDVFDLVPEYFGLNHFGWFTKILDREGNDHTDTIKRAITEDGFIPEDAEIANDPSWIKTFKQVEQMVTDFPEYLPNTYLQYYLYPSQMVEKEQPDNTRARQVINGREKRVHTLADQIIKDDSTQNVELEVDIHGRYMIRVAASMAYNNGDIFIVMVENNGTIANLPDDAMVEVPAVITNRGPKPFSVGHISTFYKGLIEGQLAYEKLVVDAFYENSYEKALQALTLNRTVVDAPKARKILDDMIEANKDFWPDLHASKQALTV; translated from the coding sequence ATGAAAAAACAAAACTTAGTCGTCGTAGGCGGAGGCAGCACCTACACGATTGGTATGATCATGAGCTTAATTGCAGAAAAAGACCAGTTCCCATTAAAGTCCATCACCTTTTACGATACAAATGCTGAACGTCAAGAAAAAATCGCAAAAGCGTCTGAAATAATTTTACGTGAGAAATATCCCGAGTTAGAAAGCTTCTCTTATACCACGGATAAAGAAGAAGCGTTAACAGGAGCAGATTTTGTTTTCGTTCAAATTCGTACAGGTGGTTTAGCCATGCGTGAGCAAGATGAACAAATCCCCCTTCGCTACGGAGCTGTCGGCCAAGAGACTTGCGGGCCTGGGGGAATGGCTTACGGACTTCGCTCGATTGGCGATATGATTGAACTCGTTAATGATATCCGCCATTATTCCCCAGACGCTTGGATCTTAAATTACACAAATCCAGCAGCGATAGTCGCTGAAGCCCTTCGCCGCGAATTTCCTGAGGACAAGAAACTATTAAACATTTGTGATATGCCAGCAGCGATAATGGTCAGTTACGCTGGCATCTTAGGAAAAGATGTTTTTGATCTTGTGCCCGAATACTTCGGTCTTAACCATTTTGGCTGGTTCACAAAGATTCTTGATAGAGAAGGAAATGATCACACGGATACTATTAAACGTGCCATCACAGAAGATGGTTTTATTCCTGAAGATGCAGAAATTGCGAACGATCCATCCTGGATAAAAACCTTTAAACAAGTAGAGCAAATGGTGACGGATTTCCCAGAGTACTTGCCAAATACGTATCTGCAGTATTATCTCTATCCTTCTCAAATGGTAGAAAAAGAACAGCCTGATAATACTCGTGCCCGTCAAGTTATTAATGGCCGCGAAAAGAGAGTTCATACTCTGGCCGACCAGATTATCAAAGACGATTCTACTCAAAATGTGGAGTTAGAAGTAGATATTCACGGACGTTATATGATTCGTGTAGCAGCGTCCATGGCTTATAACAATGGAGATATTTTTATCGTCATGGTCGAGAATAATGGAACCATCGCTAACTTGCCTGACGATGCCATGGTCGAAGTCCCTGCGGTTATTACAAACCGTGGACCTAAACCATTCTCCGTCGGTCATATCTCCACTTTTTATAAAGGGTTAATTGAAGGTCAGCTTGCTTACGAAAAGCTCGTCGTCGACGCTTTTTATGAAAACAGCTACGAAAAAGCATTACAGGCCTTAACGTTAAACCGTACAGTGGTTGACGCACCGAAAGCACGTAAAATTCTTGATGACATGATTGAAGCTAATAAAGATTTCTGGCCAGATCTTCATGCAAGTAAACAAGCTTTAACTGTTTAA
- a CDS encoding GntR family transcriptional regulator, which translates to MAAPLYRRIAQKIKEDITNGIWKEGEAIPTELHLAEQYEASRVTVRQAIKLLVEEGLLEKVQGSGTYVKEQKIEHNIFELISFTEEMRKLNKEPVNRVLDFQLIDPDDHIRRMLQLSEGKKVFYVRRQRLVDDIPYVVEDTYLPVDMFPNLSYGIMTGSKYDYIEKEVGKKIKESFQEVIPVLPSAEIAAALTVDESTPILKMQSYSIFVDGTVFEYSENHFKSDEYKFTLRAARP; encoded by the coding sequence ATGGCAGCGCCTTTATACCGCAGAATTGCGCAAAAGATAAAAGAGGATATTACAAATGGTATTTGGAAGGAAGGGGAGGCAATCCCGACTGAACTCCACCTTGCTGAACAATATGAGGCTTCACGAGTTACCGTGAGACAAGCTATTAAATTGCTTGTAGAAGAAGGTTTGCTGGAAAAGGTTCAAGGAAGCGGAACATATGTAAAAGAACAGAAGATTGAACATAATATATTTGAATTAATCAGCTTCACAGAGGAAATGAGAAAGCTAAATAAAGAACCCGTCAATCGTGTGCTGGATTTTCAACTGATCGATCCTGACGATCATATAAGAAGAATGCTGCAGCTGTCAGAAGGGAAGAAAGTTTTCTATGTTCGCAGGCAGCGGCTTGTAGACGATATTCCTTACGTCGTGGAGGATACTTATCTTCCTGTCGATATGTTTCCGAACTTGTCCTATGGGATTATGACAGGTTCTAAATACGACTATATTGAGAAAGAAGTCGGTAAAAAAATAAAGGAAAGCTTCCAAGAAGTTATTCCTGTTCTGCCAAGTGCAGAGATTGCAGCAGCTTTAACTGTAGATGAATCGACTCCTATTTTAAAAATGCAGTCTTACAGCATCTTTGTAGACGGAACCGTATTTGAATATAGTGAAAACCATTTTAAGAGTGATGAATACAAATTCACACTTCGAGCTGCACGTCCTTAA
- a CDS encoding MFS transporter has protein sequence MTEQKLWTWSFINVWISNFFIFLVFYLLFVTLPIYVLNELEAGEGTAGLMITIFLIAAVLIRPLTGHWVETLGRLPVLYTALIIFFLSTCLYLVTESLAVLLCIRFLHGIGFGMASTVLGALAADVVPDRRKGEGVGYFAMSMNVAMVAGPFFGLTLIQSFSYPVMFVSCLAASAIALLTGGLIRVPKTKIRLVRASFVPKLNGLFEKEVVPLAITGAIASLAYAAVLSFVSVYAVELGLGQAASYFFMVYAIVLLLSRPFTGRWFDRYGENVIVIPSIIVFGIGLIVLSMADSAFTLLAAGGLIGLGWGTMLPSMQTIALKKFRRGPDL, from the coding sequence ATGACAGAGCAAAAATTGTGGACGTGGAGTTTTATCAACGTCTGGATAAGCAACTTTTTTATTTTTCTCGTATTTTACCTTCTGTTTGTCACACTTCCTATTTATGTATTGAATGAGCTGGAAGCAGGGGAAGGGACAGCAGGCTTGATGATCACCATCTTTTTAATTGCTGCGGTATTAATTCGGCCTCTTACCGGGCACTGGGTGGAAACTCTTGGCCGGCTGCCGGTTTTGTACACAGCTTTAATCATCTTCTTTTTAAGCACATGCTTGTATTTGGTGACTGAATCACTGGCTGTACTGCTTTGTATTCGTTTTTTGCACGGGATCGGCTTCGGAATGGCATCAACAGTGCTGGGAGCTCTTGCTGCTGACGTTGTTCCTGATCGAAGGAAAGGAGAAGGGGTAGGATATTTTGCGATGTCGATGAACGTTGCAATGGTGGCTGGTCCATTTTTTGGGCTGACACTCATTCAGTCCTTCAGTTATCCTGTCATGTTTGTGAGCTGTCTTGCCGCTTCAGCTATTGCGCTTCTTACCGGAGGGCTCATACGTGTCCCGAAAACAAAAATACGTTTAGTACGTGCAAGCTTTGTGCCTAAACTAAATGGTCTATTTGAAAAGGAAGTTGTGCCACTAGCCATAACAGGAGCTATTGCTTCTCTTGCTTATGCCGCTGTTCTTTCTTTTGTCTCGGTTTATGCGGTTGAGCTTGGGCTTGGCCAGGCAGCGAGCTACTTTTTTATGGTCTATGCCATTGTTTTATTACTCTCCCGTCCTTTTACCGGCCGCTGGTTCGACCGATATGGCGAGAATGTTATTGTCATTCCTTCCATTATTGTTTTTGGAATCGGATTAATCGTATTAAGTATGGCTGACTCTGCGTTTACGCTGCTGGCTGCCGGTGGGTTGATCGGCCTCGGCTGGGGTACGATGCTGCCGAGCATGCAGACGATCGCTTTAAAAAAGTTCCGGAGAGGGCCGGATCTGTGA
- a CDS encoding MarR family winged helix-turn-helix transcriptional regulator, translating into MSLVFHHLQQLARSVNQYLNQALKDEDIYMSHWAVIFQLHQYDQLTQKELKEKLNIEGPPLSRTIKRLEELGYVSKKSHEDKRTHALMLTEKGKSSYSRWEAAIQTAENELIQKFGEENKQELDCYIRKFSSVVSGRKTEL; encoded by the coding sequence ATGTCACTTGTTTTTCACCATCTTCAACAACTTGCAAGGTCCGTCAATCAATACTTAAATCAAGCTTTAAAAGATGAAGATATTTATATGTCACACTGGGCAGTAATTTTTCAGCTTCATCAATATGATCAGCTTACACAGAAAGAGCTGAAGGAAAAGCTGAATATTGAAGGACCTCCGCTATCAAGAACGATTAAGAGGCTGGAGGAGTTAGGATATGTGAGTAAAAAGAGTCATGAGGACAAGCGGACACATGCACTTATGCTCACAGAGAAAGGGAAATCCAGCTATTCGAGATGGGAAGCGGCTATACAAACTGCGGAAAACGAGCTTATCCAAAAATTTGGAGAAGAGAATAAGCAGGAGCTCGACTGCTATATAAGAAAGTTTTCTTCCGTCGTATCAGGGAGGAAGACGGAATTATGA
- the megL gene encoding methionine gamma-lyase → MNYRSDTKYIHGGQQDSYHGSLSVPIFQTSTFSFPSGEEGEKRFAGEKEGYIYSRLSNPTVRVLEERIAAAEAGERGLAFASGMAAISAVLMRLTKAGDHILCTNGVYGCTYGLLQLLEEKYQITSSFCEMKTEDQLRQMIQPNTSCLFIETPINPTMTVIDLRMAAKVAHEQNIPVVVDNTFSSPYLQQPLAIGCDIVVHSATKYLCGHGDVVGGLVAGKEDFMINLALTVQKDVGGIMAPFDAWLLLRGMKTLPVRMDRHSKNAHKIVEKLKVHPAVKEVYYPADKDHPERAIVEKQMSQGGGIISFKIEGEKTAVMRVMNQLKLIQIAVSLGDAESLIQHPATMTHSLIPKEEREKMGIDDSLLRLSVGLEDWEDIWQDLQQALQILDSKS, encoded by the coding sequence ATGAACTATCGATCTGACACGAAATATATTCACGGCGGCCAGCAGGACAGCTATCACGGAAGCCTGTCTGTGCCTATTTTTCAAACATCGACTTTTTCTTTCCCTTCTGGTGAAGAAGGAGAAAAAAGATTTGCCGGCGAAAAGGAAGGATACATTTATTCACGCTTAAGCAATCCTACTGTCCGCGTATTAGAAGAAAGAATTGCCGCAGCAGAAGCGGGGGAAAGAGGCCTGGCTTTTGCATCAGGAATGGCAGCCATTTCGGCTGTCTTAATGCGTTTAACGAAAGCAGGCGACCATATCCTCTGCACGAATGGGGTTTACGGATGTACGTATGGCTTATTACAGCTGTTAGAAGAAAAGTATCAAATCACATCTTCCTTCTGCGAAATGAAAACAGAAGATCAGCTGCGGCAGATGATACAGCCGAATACTTCATGTCTATTTATAGAAACGCCTATAAACCCGACGATGACAGTTATTGACTTAAGAATGGCTGCAAAAGTGGCTCATGAGCAGAATATTCCTGTCGTTGTGGATAATACGTTCTCGTCTCCGTACTTACAGCAGCCGCTGGCGATTGGTTGTGATATTGTCGTTCACAGTGCTACCAAATATTTATGCGGACATGGAGATGTAGTCGGCGGACTTGTGGCTGGAAAAGAAGATTTCATGATTAACCTGGCTCTTACCGTGCAGAAGGATGTCGGCGGGATCATGGCTCCATTTGATGCCTGGCTATTGCTGCGGGGCATGAAAACACTGCCTGTTCGAATGGACAGACACAGCAAGAATGCACATAAGATTGTGGAGAAACTAAAGGTTCATCCGGCCGTAAAAGAAGTTTATTATCCGGCTGATAAAGACCATCCAGAGCGGGCAATTGTAGAGAAGCAAATGAGTCAGGGAGGCGGAATCATTTCCTTTAAGATAGAAGGCGAAAAAACTGCTGTGATGCGCGTTATGAATCAGTTGAAATTGATTCAGATTGCTGTTAGTCTGGGAGACGCCGAATCATTAATTCAGCATCCGGCCACAATGACTCATTCTCTTATCCCGAAGGAAGAACGTGAGA